Proteins encoded in a region of the Streptomyces sp. NBC_01471 genome:
- a CDS encoding zinc-dependent alcohol dehydrogenase family protein, producing MKAAIIEAVGKVGYGEVPDPTPGPRDVIVEVAACGLCGTDLHILQGEFAPTLPVVPGHEFAGTVVALGSEVTSLATGDRVAVDPSLYCFECRYCRLGHNNMCERWAAIGVTTAGGAAEYAVAPAANCVKLPEHVRTEDAALIEPLSCAVRGYDVLNSRLGSHVLIYGSGTMGLMMLELAKRTGAASVDMVDINAERLTTARGLGCSAAAGGADELDRAGQGWDVVIDATGNAAAIQDGLGRVAKAGTYLQFGVADYATRATIDPYRIYNQEITITGSMAVLHSYERAAELFAAGVLDPAVFISDRLPLESYPAALDRFKAGIGRKIVVLPGK from the coding sequence ATGAAGGCCGCCATCATCGAAGCCGTCGGCAAGGTCGGGTACGGGGAGGTGCCCGACCCCACCCCCGGTCCGCGCGACGTGATCGTCGAGGTGGCCGCCTGCGGGCTGTGCGGCACGGATCTGCACATCCTCCAGGGCGAGTTCGCGCCCACCCTGCCGGTGGTGCCCGGCCATGAGTTCGCGGGCACGGTCGTGGCGCTGGGCTCCGAGGTCACCTCACTGGCCACGGGTGACCGGGTGGCCGTCGACCCGTCCCTGTACTGCTTCGAGTGCCGCTACTGCCGTCTCGGCCACAACAACATGTGCGAGAGGTGGGCGGCGATCGGGGTGACCACGGCGGGCGGCGCCGCCGAGTACGCCGTGGCACCCGCCGCCAACTGCGTGAAACTGCCCGAGCACGTCCGGACCGAGGACGCGGCCCTGATCGAACCGCTCTCCTGCGCGGTACGCGGCTACGACGTACTGAACAGCAGGCTCGGCTCGCACGTGCTCATCTACGGCTCGGGGACGATGGGGCTGATGATGCTGGAGCTGGCCAAGCGGACCGGCGCCGCCAGCGTGGACATGGTCGACATCAACGCGGAACGGCTGACCACCGCCCGCGGTCTGGGCTGTTCGGCGGCGGCGGGCGGCGCGGACGAGCTGGACCGGGCGGGGCAGGGCTGGGACGTCGTCATCGACGCGACCGGCAACGCGGCCGCGATCCAGGACGGTCTGGGACGGGTGGCGAAGGCCGGGACCTATCTGCAGTTCGGCGTCGCCGACTACGCGACACGGGCGACGATCGACCCGTACCGGATCTACAACCAGGAGATCACGATCACCGGTTCGATGGCGGTACTGCACAGTTATGAGCGGGCCGCCGAGCTGTTCGCCGCCGGGGTGCTGGACCCGGCGGTCTTCATCAGCGACCGGCTGCCGCTGGAGAGTTATCCGGCGGCGCTCGACCGCTTCAAGGCGGGCATCGGCCGGAAGATCGTGGTGCTGCCGGGGAAGTGA
- a CDS encoding carbohydrate ABC transporter permease, with translation MKSADTTAPRGAARTGGTLLGLLAWLAGILFFLPIAWMALTSFHAEADAATNPPSLAASLTLDGYREFFGAGGGQSPWPALANSAVASVVSTLCVLVLALPAAYALSIRPVKKWTDVLFFFLSTKMLPVVAGLLPIYLFAKNTGMLDNIWMLVILYTSMNLPIAVWMMQSFLAEVPVAVIEAARVDGARLPVILTRIVAPISAPGIAATALICFIFSWNELLFARVLTGVVAETAPVFLTTFITSQGLFLAKVCAASLVISLPVLAAGFAAQDKLVQGLSLGAVK, from the coding sequence ATGAAGTCCGCAGACACGACGGCGCCCCGGGGCGCCGCCCGTACCGGGGGCACGCTGCTGGGCCTGCTGGCCTGGCTGGCCGGGATCCTCTTCTTCCTGCCGATCGCCTGGATGGCGCTGACCTCCTTCCACGCGGAGGCCGACGCGGCCACCAACCCGCCGTCGCTCGCCGCCTCGCTCACCCTCGACGGCTACCGGGAGTTCTTCGGCGCGGGCGGCGGCCAGAGCCCCTGGCCCGCGCTGGCCAACTCGGCCGTGGCCTCGGTCGTCTCGACGCTCTGTGTGCTGGTGCTCGCGCTGCCCGCCGCGTACGCGCTCTCCATCCGGCCGGTGAAGAAGTGGACGGACGTTCTCTTCTTCTTCCTCTCCACGAAGATGCTGCCGGTGGTGGCCGGTCTTCTGCCGATCTACCTGTTCGCGAAGAACACCGGGATGCTCGACAACATCTGGATGCTGGTCATCCTCTACACCTCGATGAACCTGCCGATCGCGGTGTGGATGATGCAGTCCTTCCTGGCCGAGGTGCCGGTCGCGGTCATCGAGGCGGCGCGGGTCGACGGAGCCCGGCTGCCGGTGATCCTCACCCGGATCGTGGCCCCGATCTCCGCGCCCGGAATCGCCGCGACCGCGCTGATCTGCTTCATCTTCAGCTGGAACGAACTGCTCTTCGCCCGGGTGCTCACAGGCGTCGTCGCCGAGACCGCGCCCGTCTTCCTGACGACGTTCATCACCAGCCAGGGCCTGTTCCTGGCGAAGGTGTGCGCCGCGTCGCTCGTCATCTCCCTGCCGGTGCTCGCCGCGGGGTTCGCCGCCCAGGACAAGCTGGTCCAGGGCCTCTCGCTGGGAGCCGTGAAATGA
- a CDS encoding sugar ABC transporter permease produces the protein MTATTAPSAPRAVSPPGPTAPPGNRLRAWATRAPLLPALIFMIVVTQLPFVATVVISFFNWNALYPKARRFTGFANYSDVLTDPDLRKSVLTTVLLTVAVVLVSLVLGLVLALLLDRRFTGRGFVRTLLIAPFLLVPVAAALLWKHVLYNPEYGLFNGLLHWVGGGSAPQPDWVSNTPLLAVEASLIWQWTPFMMLILLAGLQSRSPELIEAARIDGAGAWQIFRHLTLPHLRRYLELGALLGSIYIVQNFDAVFTITSGGLGTANLPYTVYQAFYQAHENGLASAAGVLVVIGTIIIATFALRVVSSLFSEEASRA, from the coding sequence ATGACAGCGACCACCGCTCCGTCCGCGCCCCGCGCGGTGTCCCCTCCCGGCCCCACGGCCCCGCCGGGCAACCGGCTGCGCGCCTGGGCCACCCGGGCCCCACTGCTGCCCGCCCTGATCTTCATGATCGTGGTCACCCAACTGCCCTTCGTGGCAACCGTGGTGATCTCCTTCTTCAACTGGAACGCGCTCTATCCGAAGGCGCGGCGCTTCACCGGATTCGCCAACTACTCCGATGTGCTCACCGACCCGGACCTGCGCAAGTCGGTCCTCACCACGGTGCTGCTGACGGTCGCGGTGGTCCTCGTCAGCCTGGTGCTCGGACTCGTCCTGGCGCTGCTGCTCGACCGCCGCTTCACAGGCCGGGGGTTCGTCCGTACGCTGCTGATCGCGCCGTTCCTGCTGGTCCCGGTGGCGGCCGCGCTGCTCTGGAAGCATGTGCTCTACAACCCGGAGTACGGGCTCTTCAACGGTCTGCTGCACTGGGTGGGGGGCGGCAGCGCACCGCAGCCCGACTGGGTGTCGAACACCCCGCTGCTGGCGGTGGAGGCGTCGCTGATCTGGCAGTGGACGCCGTTCATGATGCTGATCCTGCTGGCCGGGCTGCAGAGCCGCTCACCGGAGCTCATCGAGGCGGCACGGATCGACGGCGCGGGCGCCTGGCAGATCTTCCGTCATCTGACGCTGCCCCATCTGCGGCGCTATCTGGAACTGGGCGCGCTGCTCGGCTCGATCTACATCGTGCAGAACTTCGACGCCGTCTTCACCATCACCTCGGGCGGCCTGGGCACGGCGAACCTTCCGTACACCGTCTACCAGGCCTTCTACCAGGCGCACGAGAACGGTCTCGCGTCCGCCGCCGGGGTCCTGGTCGTCATCGGCACGATCATCATCGCGACCTTCGCGCTCCGCGTGGTCTCGTCCCTCTTCAGCGAGGAGGCATCACGCGCATGA
- a CDS encoding sugar ABC transporter substrate-binding protein, whose translation MRSPIRRRPRALLAQAASGALLISLSGCWTGAGGSGSGGDSINVLMVNNPQMTELQKLTAAHFTRETGIKVNFTVLPENDVRDKISQDFANQAGQYDVATLSNYEIPIYARNGWLHDLGPYTAKDTGFDQKDILPALRQSLTGDDKKLYGEPFYGESSMLMYRKDVFAQKHLTMPAHPTWQQVAALAAKADGAKPGMKGICLRGLPGWGELIAPLTTVVNTFGGTWFDKDWKARLDSPAFKEAVNFYVQLVREHGESGAAQSGFAECLNDLTQSKTAMWYDATSAAGSLESAKSPVKGKIGYAPAPVEKTDNSGWLYTWAWGIQKTSRNPDKAWKFISWASGKQYEQLVGKETGWSDAPAGKRASTYTDPSYRKASAAFGDVTLNAIRSARPGNPGVQPRPAPGIQFVGIPEFTDLGTKVSQEISAAIAGRKSVDSAIAASQRLAAKIAKEYEGR comes from the coding sequence ATGCGAAGCCCGATCCGACGGAGGCCGCGCGCACTGCTCGCGCAGGCCGCATCGGGGGCGCTGCTCATCAGCCTGTCCGGCTGCTGGACCGGCGCCGGAGGAAGCGGGTCCGGCGGGGACTCGATCAATGTGCTGATGGTCAACAACCCGCAGATGACGGAGTTGCAGAAGCTCACCGCGGCCCACTTCACCCGCGAGACCGGCATCAAGGTGAACTTCACCGTGCTGCCCGAGAACGACGTTCGCGACAAGATCAGCCAGGACTTCGCCAACCAGGCGGGCCAGTACGACGTCGCGACGCTGAGCAACTACGAGATCCCGATCTACGCCAGGAACGGCTGGCTGCACGACCTCGGCCCGTACACGGCCAAGGACACCGGCTTCGACCAGAAGGACATCCTGCCCGCGCTGCGGCAGTCCCTCACCGGGGACGACAAGAAGCTCTACGGTGAGCCCTTCTACGGCGAGTCGTCCATGCTGATGTACCGCAAGGACGTCTTCGCGCAGAAGCATCTGACCATGCCGGCCCACCCCACCTGGCAGCAGGTCGCCGCGCTCGCCGCCAAGGCGGACGGCGCGAAACCGGGGATGAAGGGCATCTGCCTGCGTGGTCTGCCCGGCTGGGGGGAGCTGATCGCCCCGCTGACGACCGTGGTGAACACCTTCGGCGGGACCTGGTTCGACAAGGACTGGAAGGCCCGGCTCGACTCCCCCGCCTTCAAGGAGGCGGTGAACTTCTACGTACAACTGGTCCGCGAGCACGGGGAGTCGGGGGCAGCCCAGTCCGGGTTCGCCGAGTGCCTCAACGACCTCACCCAGTCCAAGACCGCCATGTGGTACGACGCCACCTCGGCCGCCGGATCGCTGGAGTCGGCCAAGTCCCCGGTCAAGGGCAAGATCGGCTACGCACCCGCGCCGGTGGAGAAGACGGACAACTCCGGGTGGCTCTACACCTGGGCCTGGGGCATCCAGAAGACCTCCCGCAACCCCGACAAGGCCTGGAAGTTCATCTCCTGGGCGTCGGGCAAGCAGTACGAACAGCTCGTCGGCAAGGAGACCGGCTGGTCCGACGCCCCGGCCGGCAAGCGCGCGTCCACCTACACCGACCCGTCCTACCGCAAGGCGTCCGCCGCCTTCGGGGACGTCACGCTCAACGCCATCAGAAGCGCCCGGCCCGGCAACCCGGGGGTGCAGCCGCGCCCCGCGCCCGGTATCCAGTTCGTCGGCATCCCCGAGTTCACGGACCTCGGCACCAAGGTCTCCCAGGAGATCAGCGCGGCCATCGCCGGGCGCAAGTCCGTCGATTCGGCCATCGCCGCCTCCCAGCGGCTCGCCGCGAAGATCGCGAAGGAGTACGAGGGACGATGA
- a CDS encoding DeoR/GlpR family DNA-binding transcription regulator translates to MSAEQRRREIVRSARKAGSVDVTELSAQLGVAKETVRRDLRALEDHGLVRRTHGGAYPVESAGFETTLDFRTTMHVPEKRRIAEAAAQLLGDAETVFIDEGFTPQLIAECLPHDRPLTVVTASLVTAGALALAERTTVLLLGGRLRSGTLATVDHWTTRMLSGFVIDLAFIGANGISREHGLTTPDPAVGEVKAQAVRAARRRVFAGNHTKFGASSFCRFADVTDFEAIVTSTLLPAPEAHRYSLLGPQVIRV, encoded by the coding sequence GTGAGCGCGGAGCAGCGCCGGCGGGAGATCGTCCGGTCCGCCCGGAAGGCGGGCTCGGTCGATGTCACCGAACTGTCCGCACAGCTCGGCGTGGCCAAGGAGACGGTGCGCCGCGATCTGCGCGCACTGGAGGACCACGGGCTGGTCCGGCGTACGCACGGCGGCGCCTATCCGGTGGAGAGCGCGGGCTTCGAGACGACGCTGGACTTCCGGACGACGATGCACGTACCGGAGAAGCGGCGGATCGCCGAGGCCGCGGCGCAGCTGCTCGGCGACGCCGAGACGGTCTTCATCGATGAGGGGTTCACCCCGCAGCTGATCGCCGAGTGCCTGCCGCACGACCGTCCGCTGACCGTGGTCACCGCTTCCCTGGTGACGGCGGGGGCGCTGGCGCTCGCCGAGCGGACGACCGTCCTGCTGCTGGGCGGCCGGCTGCGCTCGGGCACCCTGGCCACCGTCGACCACTGGACGACGCGGATGCTGTCCGGGTTCGTCATCGACCTGGCCTTCATCGGTGCGAACGGGATCTCCCGGGAACACGGTCTGACCACCCCCGATCCGGCGGTCGGCGAGGTCAAGGCGCAGGCCGTCCGGGCCGCCAGGCGCCGGGTGTTCGCCGGGAACCACACGAAGTTCGGCGCGTCGAGCTTCTGCCGGTTCGCCGACGTCACCGACTTCGAAGCCATCGTCACCAGCACGCTGCTGCCCGCACCCGAGGCCCACCGCTACTCCCTGCTGGGACCGCAGGTCATCCGGGTCTGA
- a CDS encoding NAD-dependent epimerase/dehydratase family protein, producing the protein MSAPRTVLLTGAAGGLGTLMRGLLPAYGYELRLFDAVPVEGEPSAITADLADKEALHEAVRGVDAVIHLAGISLESSFDKILRANIEGTYNLYEAARAAGTGRIVFASSNHAVGYTPSPGSEVPAAPGTLIPVDTPRRPDTYYGLSKCFGEDLAQLYWDKFGQETVSVRIGSCFPEPSSVRMLSVWMSPRDGARLFHAALTADGVGHSVVYGSSANTRIWWDLASARALGYEPQDDSEPYAAQLIAEQGELDPANPAHSHLGGPFLTDPPIWPR; encoded by the coding sequence ATGTCCGCTCCCCGCACCGTCCTGCTCACCGGAGCCGCCGGAGGCCTCGGCACCCTGATGCGGGGCCTGCTGCCCGCGTACGGCTACGAGCTGCGCCTCTTCGACGCCGTACCGGTCGAGGGCGAGCCCTCGGCGATCACCGCGGACCTGGCCGACAAGGAGGCGCTGCACGAGGCGGTGCGGGGTGTCGACGCCGTCATCCATCTCGCCGGCATCTCCCTGGAGTCGTCCTTCGACAAGATCCTCCGGGCCAACATCGAAGGCACGTACAACCTCTACGAGGCGGCCCGCGCGGCGGGGACCGGACGCATCGTCTTCGCCTCCTCCAACCACGCGGTGGGCTACACCCCGAGCCCGGGGAGCGAAGTCCCCGCCGCCCCGGGCACGTTGATCCCCGTCGACACCCCGCGCAGGCCGGACACGTACTACGGGCTCTCCAAGTGCTTCGGCGAGGACCTGGCCCAGCTGTACTGGGACAAGTTCGGCCAGGAGACGGTGTCCGTACGGATCGGCTCCTGCTTCCCCGAGCCGTCCTCGGTACGGATGCTCTCGGTCTGGATGAGCCCGCGGGACGGCGCCCGGCTCTTCCACGCGGCCCTGACCGCCGACGGCGTCGGACACTCGGTCGTTTACGGATCGTCGGCCAACACCCGCATCTGGTGGGACCTCGCGTCGGCGCGGGCGCTGGGGTACGAGCCGCAGGACGACTCCGAGCCGTACGCGGCGCAGCTCATCGCCGAACAGGGCGAGCTCGACCCGGCGAACCCGGCCCACTCCCACCTCGGCGGGCCGTTCCTCACCGACCCGCCGATCTGGCCCCGCTGA
- a CDS encoding 5-dehydro-4-deoxyglucarate dehydratase: MSSAPLAGRLDGLLFFPVTAYGPDGAVDLDAFRAHVRSGIDSGAAAVFACCGTGEFHALSPEEFGAVVAAAVEVSEGRVPVVAGTGYGTALAVQFARTAQQAGADGLLAMPPYLVTAGQDGLVRHYTALAAATTLDIIVYQRDNAVFTPETVVALAQVDGIIGLKDGHGDLDLMQRIISAVRTELPGRDFLYFNGLPTAELTALSYRAVGVTLYSSAVFCFAPDIALAFHRALRSGDDATANRLLDAFYRPLVELRNQRRGYAVSLIKAGVRLGGLDVGEVRPPLGEPSAEHTGQLAAIIERGRAALAVPAGQGGRA; this comes from the coding sequence GTGTCCTCAGCCCCGCTCGCCGGCCGACTCGATGGTCTGCTGTTCTTCCCCGTGACTGCGTACGGGCCGGACGGCGCCGTCGACCTCGATGCCTTCCGCGCGCATGTGCGCAGCGGCATCGACTCCGGTGCGGCCGCGGTCTTCGCCTGCTGCGGCACGGGTGAGTTCCACGCGCTCTCGCCGGAGGAGTTCGGCGCGGTCGTCGCCGCCGCGGTCGAGGTGAGCGAGGGCCGGGTGCCCGTCGTGGCCGGGACCGGATACGGCACGGCGCTCGCCGTCCAGTTCGCGAGGACCGCACAGCAGGCGGGCGCCGACGGGCTGCTCGCCATGCCGCCGTACCTCGTCACCGCGGGTCAGGACGGGCTGGTCCGCCACTACACGGCGCTCGCGGCGGCCACGACGCTCGACATCATCGTCTACCAGCGCGACAACGCGGTGTTCACTCCCGAGACGGTCGTGGCACTCGCACAGGTCGACGGAATCATCGGGCTCAAGGACGGGCACGGCGACCTCGACCTGATGCAGCGCATCATCAGCGCGGTCCGCACCGAGCTGCCCGGCCGGGACTTCCTCTACTTCAACGGGCTGCCCACCGCCGAACTCACCGCGCTCTCCTACCGCGCCGTCGGTGTCACGCTCTACTCGTCAGCCGTCTTCTGCTTCGCCCCGGACATCGCGCTCGCCTTCCACCGCGCACTGCGCTCCGGCGACGACGCGACGGCGAACCGGCTGCTCGACGCCTTCTACCGCCCGCTCGTCGAACTGCGCAACCAGCGCCGCGGATACGCGGTGTCGCTGATCAAGGCAGGGGTCCGGCTCGGCGGCCTTGACGTCGGCGAGGTCCGTCCCCCGCTCGGTGAGCCTTCCGCCGAGCACACCGGACAGCTCGCCGCCATCATCGAGCGGGGCCGCGCGGCCCTGGCCGTCCCCGCGGGACAGGGGGGCCGGGCGTGA
- a CDS encoding GNAT family N-acetyltransferase produces the protein MDLEAVRVAFDLRMRRDAPPEGPGSVVERVGDVVRQTGPDADSWNGVVWSGLDAAGADAAIAGEVRHFTALHREFEWKLYAHDRPADLAERLVAAGFTPGPPETLMVAEVRQLPTGVRLPEGVELRPVTDAAGVALMTRAHEAAFGEDGSRIHHQVLTRLADDPDSMVAMVAMAGDEPVCAARMEFHPGTGFASLWGGGTAPAWRGRGIYRALVAHRTGIAAARGVRLLQVDASDDSRPILQRLGFSALTTTTPHVYRVRDEQG, from the coding sequence TGGTCGAGCGCGTCGGTGACGTCGTGCGGCAGACCGGCCCGGACGCGGACAGCTGGAACGGCGTCGTCTGGTCGGGCCTCGACGCGGCCGGCGCGGATGCGGCCATCGCCGGGGAGGTACGGCATTTCACCGCACTGCACCGTGAGTTCGAGTGGAAGCTGTACGCCCACGACCGCCCGGCCGACCTGGCGGAACGGCTCGTGGCGGCCGGATTCACGCCCGGGCCGCCGGAGACCCTGATGGTCGCCGAGGTGCGGCAGCTGCCGACCGGGGTGCGACTGCCCGAGGGAGTGGAGCTCCGGCCCGTGACCGATGCCGCCGGGGTGGCTCTCATGACCCGCGCGCACGAGGCGGCGTTCGGTGAGGACGGGTCTCGGATCCACCACCAGGTGCTGACCCGGCTGGCCGATGACCCGGATTCGATGGTCGCGATGGTGGCGATGGCCGGTGACGAACCGGTCTGCGCGGCGCGGATGGAGTTCCATCCGGGCACCGGGTTCGCCAGTCTCTGGGGCGGCGGGACGGCTCCGGCCTGGCGCGGCCGGGGCATCTACCGGGCCCTGGTCGCCCACCGCACGGGGATCGCTGCCGCACGCGGCGTCCGTCTCCTCCAGGTCGACGCGTCCGACGACAGCCGCCCGATCCTCCAGCGGCTGGGCTTCTCCGCACTCACCACCACGACCCCCCATGTGTACCGGGTGCGGGACGAGCAGGGGTGA